The Hymenobacter sp. 5317J-9 genome has a window encoding:
- a CDS encoding glycosyl hydrolase family 28 protein, whose amino-acid sequence MKFLLAPLAACLAAFSLHAPAPTKAPVAPKDYVITQYGASTDSTKLNTQAIQQVIDKASAAGGGTVVIPKGVFLSGALFFKPNTHLRLQAGAKLKGSDNIADYPLVPSRMEGQSQPYYAALVNAKQVNGFSINGPGTIDGNGLKFWKRFWFYRDSMQKLGKYATNLEVHRPRLVFIWGSNNVTIKNVKLHNSGFWTTHLYQSNNVLIDGCDIRSPFRPVKAPSTDAIDIDVCRKVTVRNCYISVNDDGIAIKGGKGPTAQKLPENGPIEDVLIENCTFGEVHAALTCGSECLHANRITMRNCKMDNERPVLLFKMRPDTYQLYENITVDGITGKCGTIVTLSPWTQFFNMAGSTEKPFGTIRNITVSNVKVKCKQFAVLTGNPTDKVSNITFKNVTATADQATFPNKYADVKFDNVTLNGEPLKTGAASQSAPATTPLKPD is encoded by the coding sequence ATGAAATTTCTCCTTGCGCCGCTGGCGGCCTGCCTGGCAGCTTTTTCGCTCCACGCGCCCGCCCCTACGAAGGCGCCCGTCGCTCCCAAAGACTACGTCATCACCCAGTACGGGGCCAGCACCGACAGCACCAAGCTCAATACCCAGGCCATTCAGCAGGTCATCGACAAGGCCAGCGCAGCCGGCGGGGGCACGGTGGTCATCCCAAAGGGCGTGTTCCTGAGCGGGGCATTGTTTTTTAAGCCCAACACCCACCTGCGCCTGCAGGCCGGCGCCAAACTCAAGGGCTCCGATAACATTGCCGACTATCCGCTGGTGCCCTCGCGCATGGAGGGCCAGAGCCAGCCGTATTACGCGGCGCTTGTCAACGCCAAGCAGGTGAATGGCTTCAGCATCAACGGCCCCGGCACCATCGACGGCAACGGGCTGAAGTTCTGGAAGCGGTTCTGGTTTTACCGCGACTCGATGCAGAAGCTGGGCAAGTACGCCACCAACCTGGAGGTGCACCGCCCGCGCCTGGTGTTCATCTGGGGGTCGAACAACGTGACGATTAAGAACGTGAAGCTGCATAACTCGGGCTTCTGGACCACCCACCTCTACCAGTCCAACAACGTGCTCATCGACGGCTGCGACATCCGCTCGCCCTTCCGGCCCGTGAAGGCGCCCAGCACCGACGCCATCGACATCGACGTGTGCCGCAAGGTGACCGTGCGCAACTGCTACATCTCCGTCAACGACGACGGCATCGCCATCAAGGGCGGCAAGGGCCCCACGGCCCAGAAGCTGCCCGAAAACGGCCCCATCGAAGACGTGCTGATTGAGAACTGCACCTTCGGCGAAGTGCACGCGGCCCTCACCTGCGGCAGCGAGTGCCTCCACGCCAACCGCATCACCATGCGCAACTGCAAGATGGACAACGAGCGCCCCGTGCTGCTCTTCAAAATGCGCCCCGACACCTACCAGCTCTACGAAAACATCACCGTCGACGGCATCACGGGCAAGTGCGGCACCATCGTGACGCTCTCGCCCTGGACGCAGTTTTTCAACATGGCCGGCAGCACCGAAAAACCCTTCGGCACCATTCGCAACATCACCGTTTCGAACGTGAAAGTGAAGTGCAAGCAGTTTGCGGTACTGACTGGCAACCCCACCGACAAGGTGAGCAACATCACCTTCAAAAACGTGACGGCCACCGCCGACCAGGCCACCTTCCCCAACAAATACGCCGACGTGAAATTCGACAACGTGACCCTCAACGGCGAGCCCCTGAAAACCGGTGCCGCCAGCCAGTCGGCCCCGGCCACCACGCCGCTGAAGCCGGACTAG
- a CDS encoding peroxiredoxin-like family protein: MSLLTRFTAALALLASPALAQSSPTPALTASALAVGSVAPAFKGQDAAGRPVELRQLLKKGPVVLYFYRGQWCPYCNKELSQLQDSLQVLTAKGAQVVVVTPETPANIGQTVAKTKASFPIVHDRDLTIMKAYKTAFVVDDATATKYLGYGIDLKKANGLDQNILPVPATYVIGRDGTIRFAYFNPDYRQRVSVRQVARAL, encoded by the coding sequence ATGTCCCTGCTTACTCGTTTCACGGCCGCTTTGGCCCTGCTGGCTTCGCCGGCACTGGCTCAGTCGTCGCCCACCCCGGCGCTCACGGCCTCGGCCCTGGCGGTGGGCAGCGTGGCGCCCGCTTTCAAGGGCCAGGACGCTGCCGGCCGGCCCGTGGAGCTGCGCCAGCTGCTGAAGAAAGGCCCCGTGGTGCTGTATTTCTACCGCGGGCAGTGGTGCCCCTACTGCAACAAGGAGCTGAGCCAGCTGCAGGACTCGCTGCAGGTGCTCACGGCCAAAGGCGCTCAGGTAGTGGTGGTAACGCCCGAAACCCCGGCCAACATCGGCCAGACGGTGGCCAAAACCAAGGCGTCGTTCCCCATCGTACATGACCGGGACCTCACCATCATGAAGGCGTACAAAACCGCCTTTGTGGTCGACGACGCCACGGCCACCAAGTACCTCGGCTACGGCATCGACCTGAAGAAAGCCAACGGCCTCGACCAGAACATCCTGCCCGTGCCCGCTACCTACGTCATCGGCCGGGACGGCACCATCCGGTTTGCCTACTTCAACCCCGACTACCGCCAGCGCGTCAGCGTGCGGCAGGTGGCCCGGGCCCTGTAA
- a CDS encoding spondin domain-containing protein, whose product MVRLLLRFCVLPLLCGAAACSPSADTATEDPTPAPGTALYRVTFEATWSAGTHANFPAGAHFSSVIGASHRADALLFRPGQPASLGIKNMAERGNNTALRAEINALQSSGAAFRLLEAPYFNSPGSVSDTIRLDAAHPRLSLVTMIAPSPDWFVALEDENLLDATGQWATQRRVPARAYDAGTDSGPTFTAPDQATLPAGVVAPLLLPPAQGAAPDGPPLGTWLLERIR is encoded by the coding sequence ATGGTCCGTTTGCTGCTTCGCTTTTGTGTGCTGCCCCTGCTGTGCGGGGCGGCCGCCTGCTCCCCCTCCGCCGACACTGCAACGGAAGACCCCACGCCGGCCCCGGGCACGGCCCTCTACCGCGTCACCTTCGAGGCGACGTGGAGCGCCGGCACCCACGCCAACTTCCCGGCCGGGGCGCACTTTTCGTCCGTCATCGGGGCTTCGCACCGGGCCGATGCGCTGCTGTTCCGGCCCGGCCAGCCGGCCAGCCTCGGCATCAAAAACATGGCCGAGCGCGGCAACAACACCGCGCTGCGGGCCGAGATAAACGCTCTGCAAAGCAGCGGGGCCGCGTTTCGGCTATTGGAAGCGCCGTACTTCAACTCGCCGGGCAGCGTTTCCGACACCATTCGCCTCGACGCCGCCCACCCGCGCCTGAGCCTGGTGACGATGATTGCGCCCAGCCCCGACTGGTTTGTGGCCCTCGAAGACGAAAACCTGCTCGACGCCACCGGCCAGTGGGCCACGCAGCGTCGCGTGCCCGCCCGCGCCTACGACGCCGGCACCGACAGCGGCCCCACCTTCACGGCCCCCGACCAGGCCACCCTGCCAGCCGGCGTGGTGGCCCCGCTCCTGCTGCCGCCCGCCCAGGGCGCCGCCCCCGACGGCCCGCCCCTGGGCACCTGGCTGCTGGAACGCATCAGGTAG
- a CDS encoding DUF3140 domain-containing protein, with protein sequence MATSTTSDSGDIYATFKHDVNMTASELEKWLKTDESKSVGQDSGDGASIGHHSGERIIDILHKKKADLTPADEAHMHKVHSYVARHSAQGPHDKKDVETSRWRYSLMNWGHDPLKK encoded by the coding sequence ATGGCTACCTCCACAACCTCCGACTCCGGCGACATCTACGCCACCTTCAAACACGATGTGAACATGACGGCTTCGGAGCTCGAGAAATGGCTGAAAACCGACGAATCGAAGTCGGTGGGCCAGGACAGCGGCGACGGCGCCAGCATTGGCCACCATTCCGGCGAGCGCATCATCGACATTCTGCACAAGAAAAAGGCCGACCTTACGCCCGCCGATGAAGCCCACATGCACAAGGTGCACAGCTACGTGGCCCGGCATTCGGCCCAGGGCCCGCACGATAAGAAGGACGTGGAAACCTCGCGCTGGCGCTACTCCCTCATGAACTGGGGCCACGACCCGCTGAAGAAATAA
- a CDS encoding SRPBCC family protein yields the protein MNVLINPSAPVQTRQHLVINATPARVWAVLTHIDGWAAWQPAIKRPRLRGALAAGTSFDWKSSGVGIRSELHTVAPAAEFGWTGHSLGTFAIHNWTLRAVPGGTEVTVDESMEGMLARLFKGALTRGLATGTVQWLSLLKAEAEK from the coding sequence ATGAACGTCCTCATCAACCCCAGCGCCCCGGTCCAAACCCGACAGCACCTCGTCATCAACGCCACGCCGGCCCGGGTGTGGGCCGTGCTCACCCACATCGACGGCTGGGCTGCCTGGCAGCCTGCCATCAAGCGGCCCCGCCTGCGCGGCGCGCTGGCCGCCGGCACCTCGTTCGACTGGAAATCCAGCGGCGTGGGCATCCGGTCGGAGCTGCACACGGTGGCGCCGGCCGCGGAGTTCGGCTGGACCGGCCACTCCCTGGGCACGTTTGCCATCCACAACTGGACGCTGCGGGCCGTGCCCGGCGGCACCGAAGTAACCGTGGACGAAAGCATGGAGGGGATGCTGGCCCGCTTGTTTAAAGGCGCTCTCACCCGTGGGCTGGCCACCGGAACCGTGCAGTGGCTGTCCCTGCTGAAAGCCGAAGCTGAGAAGTAG
- a CDS encoding Crp/Fnr family transcriptional regulator — MLPAPPPDAVLRLRQYIAQFIALRDDDWDLLVPHLQLVRLQKHDLFAREGQRAGEVAFVLDGMFRQFYSKDGEERTTYFYFENHLMSAYASCISGQPSLLTIEALSDAHLLRFHYAVLKELFEQRPAWQKFGRLVAEYLGLGLEERMVSLLLLSPEERYRDLLTGPRKKILERVPQHYIANYLGITPVSLSRIRNRVARGR, encoded by the coding sequence ATGCTTCCTGCCCCTCCCCCCGATGCCGTGCTGCGCCTGCGCCAGTACATCGCCCAATTCATAGCCCTGCGCGACGATGACTGGGACCTGCTGGTGCCGCACCTGCAGCTGGTGCGCCTGCAGAAGCACGACCTGTTTGCGCGCGAAGGACAGCGGGCCGGCGAAGTAGCGTTTGTGCTCGACGGCATGTTCCGGCAGTTCTACTCCAAAGACGGCGAAGAGCGCACCACCTATTTCTACTTTGAAAACCACCTGATGAGCGCCTACGCCAGCTGCATCAGCGGCCAGCCTTCGCTGCTCACCATCGAGGCCCTGAGCGACGCCCACCTGCTCCGGTTTCACTACGCGGTGCTGAAAGAGCTGTTTGAGCAGCGCCCGGCCTGGCAGAAATTTGGGCGGCTGGTGGCCGAGTACCTGGGCCTGGGCCTCGAAGAGCGCATGGTTAGCCTGCTGCTACTCAGCCCCGAAGAGCGGTACCGCGACCTGCTGACCGGCCCCCGAAAGAAAATCCTGGAGCGCGTGCCTCAGCACTACATCGCCAATTACCTCGGCATCACGCCCGTGAGCCTGAGCCGCATTCGCAACCGCGTGGCGCGGGGCCGGTAG
- a CDS encoding zinc ribbon domain-containing protein → MSSLIQFVANYDDLSTDKGFQFKFHCDKCHNGYMSRFQPNAIGIAGSLLQAASSLFGGLGGAENAAYHIQRAVGGKAHDSALEAAVAEGKQQFKQCTRCGHWVCPDACWNHSAGLCETCAPDEQEELRAQQAQATSEQIYTKTREQNYTQQIDFQSRGALLQCPNCQAKLTADQKFCASCGTPNPAAKSQARHCTSCGEALKPEQKFCAGCGTKS, encoded by the coding sequence ATGAGCTCCCTGATTCAATTCGTTGCCAACTACGACGACCTTTCCACCGATAAGGGCTTTCAGTTCAAGTTCCACTGCGACAAGTGCCACAACGGCTACATGTCGCGGTTTCAGCCCAACGCCATCGGCATTGCGGGCAGTTTGCTGCAGGCGGCCAGCAGCTTGTTTGGCGGGCTGGGTGGGGCCGAAAATGCGGCCTACCACATTCAGCGGGCCGTGGGCGGCAAGGCCCACGACTCGGCTCTGGAAGCGGCCGTGGCCGAGGGCAAGCAGCAGTTCAAGCAATGCACCCGCTGCGGCCACTGGGTGTGCCCCGACGCCTGCTGGAACCACAGCGCCGGCCTGTGCGAAACCTGCGCCCCCGACGAGCAGGAGGAGCTGCGCGCCCAGCAGGCCCAGGCCACCAGCGAGCAGATTTACACCAAAACCCGCGAGCAGAACTATACCCAACAAATCGACTTCCAGAGCCGCGGCGCCCTGCTGCAGTGCCCCAACTGCCAGGCCAAGCTCACGGCCGACCAAAAGTTCTGCGCCAGCTGCGGCACCCCCAACCCCGCCGCCAAAAGCCAGGCCCGCCACTGCACCAGCTGCGGCGAGGCCCTCAAGCCCGAGCAAAAGTTCTGCGCCGGCTGCGGCACCAAAAGCTAG
- a CDS encoding PAS domain-containing protein → MTPDLPPSELPPDLPAPPDLLRVLLDTSLSGVMLMRPVYDAAGTTVVDLTVVYLNATAQHMLRLPARPDQSLLTLYPTAEAVGVFAFYRDAFLSGKLERRQNNYQHDGLDGYFVLVAQRLGDVLVVNFDDTNGQPRTAAEQDLRASQTREQKAHAAVERERNMLQAILTQAPAAFALFQGPELRIAAANAAICTMWERAPEQVLGKPLLEALPELRGQGFDALLHQVRDTRVPVEGRETPALLLRDGHMQTTYYNFVYQPLFGPRGELIGVVDIAVEVTEQVLARQRVQELNDELAAANEELRTSNEELLAANAALIHSQLALSELNEELEARVQERTRAVEQQQGLLRQILRQVPASIATLAGPEHRYTFFNEPYLELTGHRAYEGLSVADVLPELDAQGFVGLLDQVYATGQPFVAREKPVGLLDPATGRPATRYLDLVYQPLRNEDGHTTGILAFLLETTDRVLARQATEATAQRLRLLTDALPVLIAYIDREQRYRFVNHAYRTWFNRDPEALLGQPARAVLGEAAYAAAQPYIDRALAGERLSFEARMPYREGFVRHTRTDYIPDVQHGEVVGFYSLVTDVSEQTAAREQVQELNEELAAINEEMLVANEELRDTNDRLSHANVDLDTFVYTASHDLRAPIANIEGLLLALEEQLPAPVRQDADVTHLLELMRDSVARFQRTLMHLTDVSKLQLAHAEPAEAVDLAALAEAVRQDLEPALAATGARLSVDVSACPTLRFSPKNLRSILYNLLSNAVKYHRPGHPPVVTLRASCPKGQVWLEVADNGLGLSDEEQAKLFVMFRRLHTHVPGTGVGLYMVKRMAENAGGTVRVHSQLGWGSTFTVVLPDLT, encoded by the coding sequence ATGACGCCTGATTTGCCCCCATCCGAGCTGCCGCCCGACCTGCCTGCGCCGCCCGACCTGCTGCGCGTGCTGCTCGACACGTCCCTGAGCGGCGTGATGCTGATGCGGCCCGTGTACGACGCCGCCGGCACTACCGTGGTGGACCTGACCGTGGTGTACCTCAACGCCACCGCCCAGCACATGCTGCGGCTGCCCGCCCGCCCCGACCAGTCCCTGCTGACGCTGTACCCCACGGCGGAGGCCGTCGGCGTGTTTGCGTTCTACCGCGACGCCTTCCTCTCGGGCAAGCTGGAGCGCCGCCAGAACAACTACCAGCACGATGGCCTCGACGGCTACTTTGTGCTGGTGGCCCAGCGCCTGGGCGACGTGCTGGTGGTGAACTTCGACGACACCAACGGCCAGCCCCGCACCGCCGCCGAGCAGGACCTGCGCGCCAGCCAGACCCGCGAGCAGAAAGCCCACGCCGCCGTGGAGCGCGAGCGCAACATGCTGCAAGCCATCCTGACGCAGGCGCCGGCGGCCTTTGCCTTGTTCCAGGGGCCGGAGCTGCGCATTGCCGCGGCCAATGCCGCGATATGCACCATGTGGGAGCGCGCCCCGGAGCAGGTGCTGGGCAAGCCCCTGCTCGAAGCCCTGCCCGAGCTGCGCGGCCAGGGCTTCGACGCGCTGCTGCACCAGGTGCGCGACACCCGCGTGCCGGTGGAAGGCCGCGAAACCCCAGCCCTGCTCCTGCGCGACGGGCACATGCAAACCACCTACTACAACTTCGTGTACCAGCCCCTGTTCGGGCCCAGGGGCGAGCTCATTGGGGTGGTCGACATTGCGGTGGAAGTCACCGAGCAGGTGCTGGCCCGCCAGCGCGTGCAGGAGCTCAACGACGAGCTGGCGGCCGCCAACGAAGAGCTGCGGACCAGCAACGAGGAACTGCTCGCGGCCAACGCCGCCCTCATCCACTCGCAGCTGGCCCTCTCTGAGCTGAACGAGGAGCTGGAAGCCCGCGTGCAGGAGCGCACCCGCGCCGTGGAGCAGCAGCAGGGCCTGCTGCGCCAGATTCTGCGCCAGGTGCCGGCCTCCATTGCCACCCTGGCCGGCCCCGAGCACCGCTATACCTTCTTCAACGAACCTTACCTGGAGCTGACGGGGCACCGCGCCTACGAAGGCCTGTCGGTGGCCGACGTGCTGCCCGAACTGGACGCCCAGGGCTTTGTGGGGCTGCTGGACCAGGTGTACGCCACCGGCCAGCCGTTTGTGGCCCGCGAAAAGCCCGTGGGCCTGCTCGACCCCGCCACCGGACGCCCCGCCACACGCTACCTCGACTTGGTGTATCAGCCCTTGCGCAACGAGGACGGCCACACCACCGGCATTCTGGCGTTTTTGCTGGAAACGACCGACCGTGTGCTGGCCCGCCAGGCCACCGAGGCAACCGCCCAGCGCCTGCGCCTGCTCACCGATGCCCTGCCCGTGCTCATTGCCTACATCGACCGCGAGCAGCGCTACCGCTTCGTCAACCATGCCTACCGGACCTGGTTCAACCGCGACCCCGAGGCGCTGCTGGGCCAGCCCGCCCGCGCGGTGCTGGGCGAGGCCGCTTACGCCGCCGCCCAACCCTACATCGACCGCGCCCTGGCCGGCGAGCGCCTTTCCTTCGAGGCCCGCATGCCTTACCGCGAGGGCTTCGTGCGGCACACCCGCACCGACTACATCCCCGACGTGCAGCACGGCGAAGTCGTCGGTTTCTACTCGCTGGTGACCGATGTGAGCGAGCAGACCGCGGCCCGCGAGCAGGTGCAGGAGCTCAACGAGGAGCTGGCCGCTATCAACGAAGAGATGCTGGTTGCCAACGAGGAGCTGCGCGACACCAACGACCGCCTCAGCCACGCCAACGTGGACCTCGACACCTTCGTGTACACGGCCTCGCACGACCTGCGCGCGCCCATTGCCAACATCGAAGGCCTGCTGCTGGCCCTGGAAGAGCAGCTGCCCGCCCCCGTGCGCCAGGACGCCGACGTGACCCACCTATTGGAGCTCATGCGCGATTCGGTGGCCCGCTTCCAGCGCACGCTGATGCACCTCACCGACGTGAGCAAGCTACAGCTGGCCCACGCCGAACCCGCCGAAGCCGTAGACCTGGCCGCCCTGGCCGAGGCCGTGCGCCAGGACCTGGAACCCGCCCTGGCCGCCACCGGCGCCCGTCTCAGCGTGGACGTGAGCGCCTGCCCCACCCTGCGCTTCTCGCCCAAAAACCTGCGCAGCATTCTCTACAACCTGCTTTCCAACGCCGTGAAGTACCACCGCCCCGGCCACCCGCCGGTGGTGACGCTGCGTGCCAGTTGCCCCAAGGGCCAGGTGTGGCTCGAAGTGGCAGACAACGGCCTGGGGCTCAGCGACGAAGAGCAGGCCAAGCTGTTTGTGATGTTCCGGCGCCTGCACACCCACGTGCCGGGCACCGGCGTGGGCCTCTACATGGTGAAGCGCATGGCCGAAAACGCCGGCGGCACCGTGCGCGTGCACAGCCAGCTGGGCTGGGGCTCCACGTTTACGGTGGTGCTGCCCGACCTGACCTGA
- a CDS encoding response regulator, with protein sequence MPSLSSVLLVDDDATNNFLNERLLKRHDVAERILVAENGQQALAMLRQSGAGPQPHYPSLILLDIQMPVMNGIEFLEAFQLLPPAQRHATTVVVLTTSADARDLSRLDGLPAAGRINKPLTPEKIDTVLRLHLQRQRAC encoded by the coding sequence ATGCCCTCCCTATCCAGCGTGCTGCTGGTCGATGACGACGCGACCAATAACTTCCTCAACGAGCGCCTGCTCAAGCGCCACGACGTGGCCGAGCGCATTCTGGTAGCCGAAAACGGGCAGCAGGCACTGGCCATGCTGCGGCAGTCGGGCGCCGGCCCCCAGCCCCACTACCCGTCCCTCATCCTGCTCGACATTCAGATGCCGGTGATGAACGGCATTGAATTTCTGGAAGCTTTTCAGCTGCTGCCACCGGCCCAGCGCCACGCTACCACGGTGGTGGTGCTCACCACCTCGGCCGACGCGCGCGACCTCTCCCGCCTTGATGGCCTGCCCGCCGCCGGCCGCATCAACAAACCCCTCACCCCGGAGAAAATTGACACCGTGCTGCGCCTGCATCTTCAGCGCCAGCGCGCCTGCTGA
- a CDS encoding serpin family protein codes for MSTFSAKPALLGLLAGGLLFSSCQKRDVAVPDPAAPVATPVRPLTGAERNTVASANDFAFQAFGALRTATPADNICISPLSISAALTMAYNGADGTTKAAMKQTLGFQPLTDLQINEAFQSLFALLGGLDPQVTFTTGNSIWVGQQYQLQAPFVQTNQQYFGATVQPVAFGAPATTALINSWVNTQTRGKITRILDGTDANDVMYLINALYFKGAWTYRFDPQNTRPGPFFYENGTSATKSFMSLTTGRYRRYQDAQQLLVDLPYGNRRFSMTFIVPQGQNTLANVASHLTNSQLSTWLAATDSTGLELRLPKFQLAYEQKLNAMLTQLGMGVAFGGQANFSRMLAGNSSSLSISEVKHKTFLDVNEEGTEAAAVTSVGVVVTSLPQPTFVNRPFLFLIREKSSGAILFMGQMTNP; via the coding sequence ATGTCAACATTTTCTGCAAAACCGGCCCTGCTGGGCTTGCTGGCCGGGGGCCTGCTGTTTTCGTCCTGCCAGAAGCGCGACGTGGCGGTGCCCGACCCGGCCGCGCCCGTGGCCACGCCCGTGCGCCCACTCACCGGCGCCGAGCGCAACACCGTGGCCAGCGCCAACGATTTTGCCTTTCAGGCCTTTGGGGCGTTGCGCACCGCCACCCCCGCCGACAACATCTGCATCTCGCCGCTGAGCATCTCGGCGGCCCTCACCATGGCCTACAACGGGGCCGACGGCACCACCAAGGCCGCCATGAAGCAGACGCTGGGCTTCCAGCCGCTCACCGACCTGCAAATCAACGAGGCCTTCCAAAGCCTGTTTGCGCTGCTGGGCGGGCTCGACCCGCAGGTGACCTTCACCACGGGCAACTCCATTTGGGTGGGGCAGCAATACCAGTTGCAGGCGCCGTTTGTGCAAACCAACCAGCAGTATTTCGGGGCCACGGTGCAGCCCGTGGCGTTTGGGGCGCCGGCCACCACGGCCCTCATCAACAGCTGGGTGAACACCCAGACCCGGGGCAAGATTACGCGCATCCTCGACGGCACCGATGCCAACGACGTGATGTACCTCATCAACGCGCTCTATTTCAAGGGGGCCTGGACCTACCGTTTCGACCCGCAAAACACCCGCCCCGGGCCATTTTTCTACGAAAACGGTACCTCGGCCACCAAGAGCTTCATGAGCCTGACCACCGGCCGCTACCGCCGCTACCAGGACGCTCAGCAACTGCTCGTGGACCTGCCCTACGGCAACCGGCGCTTCAGCATGACGTTCATTGTGCCGCAGGGCCAGAATACCCTGGCCAACGTGGCCAGCCACCTCACGAACAGCCAGCTGAGCACCTGGCTGGCTGCCACCGACTCGACCGGCCTGGAGCTGCGCCTGCCCAAGTTTCAGCTGGCCTACGAGCAGAAGCTCAACGCCATGCTCACACAGTTGGGTATGGGCGTGGCTTTCGGCGGCCAGGCCAATTTCAGCCGCATGCTGGCCGGCAATTCCAGCAGCCTGTCCATCAGCGAGGTGAAGCACAAAACGTTTCTGGACGTGAACGAAGAGGGAACCGAGGCGGCCGCCGTCACGTCGGTGGGCGTTGTGGTGACTTCGCTGCCGCAGCCCACGTTCGTGAACCGGCCGTTCCTGTTTCTCATCCGCGAAAAGTCGTCGGGCGCCATCCTGTTTATGGGGCAGATGACGAACCCCTAA